The window AAGATTGACATTATCGAATACTCCGATGAGATCACCACGTTTGCCGAGAAGGCTCTGCAGCCTGCGAAGGTGTCGCGTGTGTCCATTACCGATCTTGGTGAGAAGCAGTTGGAGGTGATCGTGGATGACACGCAGCTTTCGCTGGCTATCGGCAAGAAGGGCCAGAATGTGCGTCTCGCGGCCAAGCTTCTGGGCTGGAAGATCGATATCAAGAGTGAAGAAGAGAAGCGCCAGGAAGTGGAGCAGGCCATGGCTGCGCTGGGCGGCGGACCTTCCACTCCGATTGAGCAGGTCACTGAACTCGGTGAAAGCGTTTTGGATAAGCTGATTGCGGCCGGTATCACGACCGTGGAGCACCTTGCGGATATGACCGCCGAGGAACTGGGCGAGGTTCCGGGTATTGGTGACAAGTCGGTGGAGAAGATTGCGGTAGCGGTCCGCCACTACTTTGGCCAATACGAAGAGGGCGAGGAGCGTCCAGCGTCTTTGAGCGGCGTTGCGCAATCGCTGGGTGACAATAGCGCATCTGAAACCTCTGTATCGCATGAAGCACCGACCGAGGCGGACGGCAAGCCGTCGACCGATGTGGTGGATGCGGATAGCGACGAATCAGAGGAGGGTCTGATGGGCAAGACACCAGAAGCAATCATCGCAGAACGCGCACTGAACGGCGTAGAACCGCTGGAAGTGAGTGATTCGTCGGAAGAATTGCTGGAGCGGGAAGAAGAAGAAGGCCAGTTTGACGGTTTTGGCAGCGATGCCGATGTCCGCGAGGCCCGTATTGAGAACGACAACCAGATGCTGGACGATCTGGCCGACCAGGCTGGTGAATTCAGCAATGAAACCATCGACCCGGATGAGAACACCCGTGGTTAGCGTGAAGAAAGGCGGTGCAGAGTCCTGCGCCGCCGACTTTCACGGCGCTTTGAAGTGCTTCGGAGGCGCGAATTGTACCCTCCTGAGCGATAATGAATGTATTGGACTTGATTCCTTCTGGAGTGGAGCTGCCATGAACAGCTAGCAGAG is drawn from Terriglobus sp. RCC_193 and contains these coding sequences:
- the nusA gene encoding transcription termination factor NusA; translated protein: MASALYQAIETMSRDKGIEPEIVVTAVEDAIALATRKYYKTQENMRGEFDKETGEIRAYVYKTVIEDDTEIEEDPENYITLTEAQEMAPGVEVGAELRFYKDTSPLGRIAAQMAKQVIFQKVREAERDTVFNEYNHRVGEILNATVKRIEPMDVIFDLGKAEARMPKREQSRLEQFTVGERIRVALLRVDRAAKGPQVIVSRAAPALVQTLFQSEVPEIYDGTVMIRAIAREAGERTKIAVVSRDKDVDPVGACVGMKGMRVQSIIRELRGEKIDIIEYSDEITTFAEKALQPAKVSRVSITDLGEKQLEVIVDDTQLSLAIGKKGQNVRLAAKLLGWKIDIKSEEEKRQEVEQAMAALGGGPSTPIEQVTELGESVLDKLIAAGITTVEHLADMTAEELGEVPGIGDKSVEKIAVAVRHYFGQYEEGEERPASLSGVAQSLGDNSASETSVSHEAPTEADGKPSTDVVDADSDESEEGLMGKTPEAIIAERALNGVEPLEVSDSSEELLEREEEEGQFDGFGSDADVREARIENDNQMLDDLADQAGEFSNETIDPDENTRG